In the genome of Pseudomonadota bacterium, one region contains:
- a CDS encoding pyridoxal phosphate-dependent aminotransferase: MALQISERALAIKPSATLTVAARALALKAAGKDIVSLAAGEPDFDTPEHIKAAAVRALAEGFTKYTAVEGTPSLRRAVVEKLWRENGLEYAADQVLVSCGCKHSFYNLVMALLNPGDEAIIPAPYWTSYPDIVALTGAQPVVIDTGIDDRFKITPAKLASGITPRTRLLVLNSPSNPTGEYYSRAELVGLAEVLLPHPQVVIASDDMYEHILWHREPFANILNACPALYGRTVILNGVSKAYAMTGWRIGYAAGPKSLIQAMAVLQSQSTSNPTSIAQVAAEVALSGDQSLVRERCRIFKDRHDFVHRRLNEMKGVRALPAQGTFYSFPNMQEAIERMADVDDDVGLAERLLERSEVAVVPGTAFGAPGCVRVSFATSRENLTKALDRLETFFGRR; this comes from the coding sequence TTGGCCCTTCAGATCTCCGAGCGCGCGCTTGCGATCAAACCCTCCGCGACCCTGACCGTCGCGGCGCGTGCCCTGGCGCTCAAGGCCGCCGGCAAGGATATCGTGAGCCTGGCGGCGGGTGAGCCGGACTTCGACACCCCGGAGCACATCAAGGCGGCGGCCGTCCGCGCCCTGGCCGAGGGATTTACCAAGTACACCGCAGTCGAGGGTACGCCCAGCCTCAGGCGTGCGGTGGTCGAGAAGCTCTGGCGCGAGAACGGTCTCGAATACGCCGCGGACCAGGTCCTCGTGTCTTGCGGTTGCAAACACAGTTTTTACAACCTGGTGATGGCCCTGCTCAACCCCGGCGACGAGGCCATCATCCCCGCGCCCTATTGGACCTCTTACCCGGACATAGTAGCGCTCACCGGGGCCCAGCCCGTCGTCATCGACACCGGGATCGACGACCGCTTCAAGATCACGCCCGCCAAACTTGCGTCCGGGATCACCCCGAGGACCCGACTCTTGGTCCTGAACAGTCCCTCGAATCCGACCGGGGAGTACTACTCGCGCGCCGAGTTGGTGGGCCTCGCCGAGGTCCTCTTGCCCCATCCGCAGGTGGTCATCGCCTCGGACGACATGTACGAGCACATCCTGTGGCACCGAGAGCCTTTCGCGAACATCCTGAACGCCTGTCCCGCGCTCTACGGCCGCACGGTCATATTGAACGGCGTCTCCAAGGCCTACGCCATGACCGGCTGGCGGATAGGTTACGCGGCGGGGCCAAAATCCCTCATCCAGGCCATGGCCGTTCTCCAGTCCCAGAGCACCTCGAACCCGACCTCGATCGCCCAGGTCGCGGCAGAGGTCGCACTCAGCGGGGACCAGTCCCTGGTGCGCGAGCGCTGCCGGATCTTCAAAGACCGGCACGACTTCGTGCACCGTCGCCTGAACGAGATGAAGGGGGTGCGCGCCCTACCGGCCCAGGGGACCTTCTATAGCTTCCCGAATATGCAGGAGGCCATCGAGCGCATGGCGGACGTGGACGACGATGTCGGGCTTGCCGAGCGCCTCCTCGAGCGATCCGAGGTCGCCGTCGTGCCCGGCACGGCCTTCGGGGCGCCGGGCTGTGTGCGGGTGTCCTTCGCGACCAGCAGGGAGAATCTCACCAAGGCCCTGGACCGGCTGGAAACGTTCTTCGGACGACGGTGA
- a CDS encoding phytoene/squalene synthase family protein, giving the protein MMPASAPMAEDRAYQDRILQGVSRTFALTIPVLPLGLCEVVGNAYLLCRIADTVEDDAGLSAARQRDFSERFVRVVEGTECAERFSGDLHPLLAPDALDAERNLILNVPKVIRITHGFNANQRRALARCVRIMAKGMADYQMRESLDGLPDLPAMDEYCYFVAGVVGEMLTELFCDYSAEIAAHRDRLMPLAVSFGQGLQMTNILKDIWEDRRHGACWLPRDLFLAKGVRLRDLEPGRDDPGFFEGLSELIGIARRHLDDALSYTLLIPVRDTGIRRFCLWAIGMAILTLRKISRHRDFTTGREVKISRRSVWATVAVGNALVRHDGLLRLAAQLASKGLPINHFHDKLTKGGADRLPARGA; this is encoded by the coding sequence ATGATGCCGGCATCCGCGCCCATGGCGGAAGACCGGGCGTACCAAGACCGGATCCTGCAGGGCGTCTCCCGCACCTTCGCCCTGACCATCCCCGTGTTGCCCCTGGGCCTCTGCGAGGTCGTGGGAAATGCCTATCTCCTGTGCCGGATCGCCGATACCGTCGAGGACGACGCGGGGCTGTCGGCGGCGCGGCAGCGCGACTTCTCCGAGCGCTTCGTGCGCGTCGTCGAGGGCACGGAGTGCGCCGAGCGGTTCTCGGGGGACCTGCATCCGCTGCTCGCCCCCGATGCCCTCGATGCCGAGCGGAACCTCATCCTCAACGTCCCCAAGGTCATCCGCATCACGCACGGCTTCAACGCCAATCAGAGGCGTGCCCTGGCGCGCTGCGTGCGCATCATGGCCAAGGGCATGGCCGACTATCAGATGCGCGAGAGCCTGGATGGTCTGCCGGACCTCCCGGCCATGGACGAGTACTGTTACTTCGTCGCCGGGGTCGTGGGTGAGATGCTGACCGAGCTTTTCTGCGACTACTCCGCAGAGATTGCAGCCCACCGCGACCGCCTCATGCCGCTCGCCGTGTCCTTCGGCCAGGGGTTGCAGATGACCAACATCCTCAAGGACATCTGGGAGGACCGTAGGCACGGGGCCTGCTGGCTGCCGCGCGATCTTTTTCTCGCCAAGGGCGTGCGGCTTCGAGACCTCGAACCCGGGAGGGACGATCCTGGGTTTTTCGAGGGCCTGTCCGAGCTGATCGGGATCGCCCGCAGGCACCTGGACGATGCCCTTTCGTACACCCTGCTCATCCCGGTGCGCGACACCGGCATACGCCGGTTCTGCCTGTGGGCCATCGGCATGGCGATCCTGACGCTCAGGAAGATCAGCCGCCATCGCGACTTCACGACCGGGCGCGAGGTCAAGATCAGCCGCAGGAGCGTGTGGGCCACCGTTGCCGTCGGTAATGCCCTGGTGCGCCACGACGGGCTCCTGCGGCTCGCCGCGCAGCTCGCCTCCAAGGGTTTACCGATCAATCACTTTCATGACAAGCTCACCAAGGGAGGTGCGGATCGGCTGCCCGCCCGGGGAGCGTGA